One part of the Nostoc sp. PCC 7120 = FACHB-418 genome encodes these proteins:
- a CDS encoding formylglycine-generating enzyme family protein, with protein MNQRIIRRQKKPAQYYTEELGNDIGLDMMLIPGGTFLMGSPDSEEARLRYESPQHEVTVGKFYMGRYPITQAQWRVVAEWEKIDMELDPDLSNFKEDYQGIDRWTRPVETVTWEEAKEFCERLSRKTGREYRLPTEAEWEYACRAGTSTPFHFGEIITTELANYNGENVYEGGVKGGYRRQTTPVGYFQVANNFGLYDMHGNVWEWCEDDWHDSYEGAPNNGSAWVESGTGSTKVIRGGSWRDIAMDCRCASRIDDLVFENRINGFRVVRVISST; from the coding sequence AAATGATATTGGCTTAGATATGATGCTCATTCCTGGGGGAACTTTCCTCATGGGTTCACCAGACAGTGAGGAAGCAAGATTGAGGTATGAATCACCGCAACATGAAGTAACGGTGGGTAAATTTTACATGGGGAGATATCCAATAACGCAAGCACAGTGGCGGGTAGTAGCGGAATGGGAAAAAATAGACATGGAATTAGACCCAGACCTATCTAACTTTAAAGAAGATTATCAGGGAATAGATAGATGGACAAGACCAGTGGAAACAGTGACATGGGAAGAAGCGAAAGAATTTTGTGAAAGATTAAGCAGAAAAACAGGGAGAGAATATCGCTTACCGACAGAAGCAGAATGGGAATATGCGTGTAGAGCGGGAACAAGCACACCATTTCATTTTGGGGAAATAATCACAACAGAATTAGCTAATTACAATGGTGAAAATGTTTATGAAGGCGGAGTGAAAGGGGGATATAGAAGACAAACAACACCAGTGGGATATTTTCAAGTAGCGAATAATTTTGGACTATATGATATGCACGGAAATGTGTGGGAGTGGTGCGAGGATGATTGGCATGATAGCTATGAAGGCGCACCGAATAACGGTAGTGCATGGGTAGAAAGTGGTACTGGTAGTACAAAAGTGATACGTGGCGGTTCTTGGAGAGACATTGCTATGGACTGTCGTTGTGCTTCTCGCATCGACGACCTAGTTTTCGAGAATAGAATTAATGGTTTTCGAGTTGTGCGTGTTATCTCCAGTACTTAG
- a CDS encoding BMP family protein, with product MQQDFSRRKFVLYGAATFTTSLLLKACSNQTPTPTASSGAEGFKIAIALPGAITDQAWNQSGYEGLNLAKQKLNAEVAYVEQVAQADQTEALTDFARKGYNLVFAHGGQFDAAIEQVAPQFPNTFFVGVNGNTKAENIASLRIDHLQGSYLCGIIGASVTKSNKLAYIAGQEFTATQEELRGFELGAKSVNSNIQIVSTFTGDWSDVAKAKEATLALISSGVDVIYQWFDSAAPAVLQAASDKGVYAFGNTKDQLDIAPKAVLTSAVKRLDIAIAYLAEIAQQKQLKGQIYTIGLEREDILFLGKFGAAVSEDIQQNALKIKQEIVAQKITFATCQEAGKNTRCVKKA from the coding sequence ATGCAGCAAGACTTTAGCCGTCGTAAATTTGTATTATATGGTGCAGCTACTTTTACTACTAGCCTATTACTAAAAGCTTGTAGTAATCAAACTCCCACGCCAACGGCTAGTAGTGGAGCGGAAGGGTTTAAAATAGCGATCGCCCTACCTGGAGCTATCACAGACCAAGCTTGGAATCAGTCTGGCTATGAAGGACTAAACTTAGCTAAACAAAAGCTCAATGCAGAAGTCGCCTATGTGGAACAAGTCGCCCAAGCCGACCAAACAGAAGCACTAACAGACTTTGCCCGTAAGGGTTATAATCTTGTATTCGCCCACGGTGGACAATTTGATGCAGCGATAGAACAAGTTGCGCCGCAATTTCCCAATACATTTTTTGTGGGTGTTAATGGTAATACCAAAGCCGAAAATATTGCCTCTTTGCGAATCGACCACTTACAAGGTAGTTATTTATGTGGCATCATTGGCGCGTCTGTAACTAAATCAAATAAATTAGCTTATATTGCTGGACAAGAATTTACCGCCACACAGGAAGAACTAAGAGGATTTGAATTAGGAGCAAAATCTGTTAATTCCAATATACAAATTGTCTCAACATTTACAGGTGATTGGAGTGATGTTGCTAAAGCAAAGGAAGCAACATTAGCTTTAATTTCCTCCGGTGTTGATGTCATTTATCAATGGTTTGATAGTGCCGCACCCGCAGTTTTACAAGCAGCCAGTGACAAGGGAGTTTACGCCTTTGGCAATACCAAAGACCAGTTAGATATTGCCCCCAAAGCAGTGTTAACCAGTGCAGTTAAAAGATTAGATATAGCCATAGCCTATTTAGCCGAAATCGCGCAGCAAAAACAACTCAAAGGACAGATATATACTATTGGTTTAGAACGAGAAGATATATTATTTTTAGGTAAATTTGGCGCAGCAGTATCGGAAGATATACAACAAAATGCTTTAAAAATAAAACAGGAAATTGTTGCTCAAAAAATTACTTTTGCAACTTGTCAGGAAGCTGGTAAAAATACACGTTGTGTCAAAAAAGCCTAA
- a CDS encoding zeta toxin family protein: MPSLYIIGGANGSGKTTVSMSLLPNFLDCFEYVNADAIAAGLSPLNPESMAIEAGRLMITRLRMLSNSGSDFAFETTLAARTFAPFIIECKAKGYIINLIYFWLQSADLAVERVAQRVASGGHSIPEDVIRRRYQRGRVNLISLYLPLCDRWIIYNNSSNDTSLVAEYNYSQQLVVYESKTWNQIRG; the protein is encoded by the coding sequence ATGCCAAGTCTGTACATCATTGGTGGTGCAAACGGTTCTGGAAAAACCACCGTGTCTATGAGTTTATTACCAAATTTTTTAGACTGCTTTGAGTATGTAAATGCAGATGCAATCGCTGCTGGTTTATCCCCATTAAATCCAGAATCGATGGCAATAGAAGCAGGCAGATTAATGATTACGCGCTTGCGGATGTTATCTAACTCTGGTAGTGATTTTGCCTTTGAAACCACATTAGCGGCGAGGACTTTTGCACCCTTTATAATTGAATGTAAAGCTAAAGGCTACATAATTAATTTAATTTACTTTTGGTTACAAAGTGCTGATTTAGCAGTAGAGAGGGTAGCACAACGAGTTGCTAGCGGTGGACACTCAATCCCTGAAGATGTAATCCGAAGACGCTACCAGAGAGGGAGAGTAAATTTAATTTCTCTATATTTACCTTTGTGCGATCGCTGGATTATTTATAATAACTCTAGTAATGATACTAGTTTAGTGGCTGAATATAACTATAGTCAACAGCTTGTTGTTTATGAAAGTAAAACTTGGAATCAAATCAGAGGATAA
- a CDS encoding ABC transporter ATP-binding protein: MYLRLENISKRFNSFVANDNISLSVDAGKIHAILGENGAGKTTLMNIISGLYQPDAGEIYLQDQAIKINSPNEAIKLGIGMIYQHFMLVPQLTVTENIILGRENSWRLNLRQKQQEIAALSQVYGLEIDPTAKVEDLPVGTQQRVEILKVLYRQAKLLILDEPTAVLTPTEVESLIIILRQLAAAGNTIIFISHKLEEVINLCDTVTVLRRGKVVATTTTKDVTPQQLAELMVGREVALQVNKSTSAPGKVILSVQNLQVADDRGVLAVRNISFQLHTGEILGIAGVDGNGQRELADAITNLRGIINGKIQLSSSYPQQKIGYIPEDRQRMGLVLPFTIAQNLILNVFKNIPFCRHFLLQPSAIKNHAQVTMQEFDIRATGEDIQVSQLSGGNQQKVVLARELAGEPDLIVAMQPTRGLDVGATSAVRSRLLAERDRGAAILYISTELEEVISMSDRIAVIYRGEFVAILDAQTATREEIGLLMAGGTRRG, encoded by the coding sequence ATGTATTTACGTTTAGAAAATATTAGCAAACGCTTTAATTCATTTGTCGCTAATGATAATATTAGCCTGAGTGTTGACGCTGGTAAAATTCATGCAATTCTAGGTGAAAATGGCGCTGGTAAAACCACTTTAATGAATATTATTAGTGGTCTATATCAACCGGATGCAGGAGAAATATATTTACAAGATCAGGCAATAAAAATAAATTCTCCCAATGAAGCCATAAAACTAGGCATCGGTATGATATATCAACACTTCATGCTTGTGCCTCAGTTAACTGTGACTGAAAATATCATCTTGGGTAGGGAAAATAGTTGGCGTTTAAATCTGCGACAAAAACAACAAGAAATTGCCGCTTTATCCCAAGTTTATGGATTAGAAATTGATCCTACAGCGAAAGTAGAAGATTTACCTGTAGGCACACAACAGCGAGTAGAAATTCTCAAAGTTTTATATCGCCAGGCTAAACTATTAATTCTCGATGAACCAACAGCCGTTCTCACACCCACAGAAGTAGAATCATTAATTATTATCTTGCGACAACTGGCGGCGGCTGGTAATACGATTATTTTTATCAGTCATAAGTTAGAAGAGGTAATCAATCTCTGCGATACTGTCACAGTGTTGCGGCGAGGTAAAGTAGTAGCGACAACGACAACTAAAGATGTGACTCCTCAGCAATTAGCAGAATTGATGGTGGGACGGGAAGTAGCTTTACAAGTCAATAAATCTACATCTGCGCCAGGAAAAGTCATACTTTCAGTCCAGAATTTGCAAGTTGCTGATGATAGGGGTGTCCTGGCTGTTCGCAATATTTCCTTTCAATTGCACACTGGTGAAATTTTGGGAATTGCTGGTGTAGATGGGAATGGACAGAGAGAATTAGCTGATGCCATTACCAATTTAAGAGGCATCATCAATGGTAAAATTCAACTTAGTAGCTCTTATCCTCAACAAAAAATAGGCTACATCCCTGAAGATAGGCAAAGAATGGGCTTGGTGTTGCCGTTTACCATTGCCCAAAACTTGATTTTGAATGTTTTTAAAAACATCCCCTTCTGTCGTCATTTCTTATTACAACCATCCGCCATCAAAAATCATGCCCAAGTTACGATGCAGGAATTTGATATCCGGGCGACTGGGGAAGATATCCAGGTAAGCCAACTATCGGGGGGAAATCAACAAAAAGTAGTTTTGGCGCGAGAACTGGCGGGAGAACCAGATTTAATTGTGGCGATGCAGCCCACACGGGGATTAGATGTCGGAGCGACAAGTGCAGTCCGTTCCCGTTTGTTAGCAGAACGCGATCGCGGTGCGGCAATATTGTATATTTCTACTGAGTTAGAAGAAGTGATATCCATGAGCGATCGCATTGCCGTAATCTATAGAGGTGAGTTTGTCGCTATTTTGGATGCACAGACGGCGACGAGAGAAGAAATTGGTTTATTGATGGCTGGGGGGACACGCAGAGGATAA